Proteins from one Elephas maximus indicus isolate mEleMax1 chromosome 12, mEleMax1 primary haplotype, whole genome shotgun sequence genomic window:
- the LOC126087471 gene encoding LOW QUALITY PROTEIN: olfactory receptor 1F1-like (The sequence of the model RefSeq protein was modified relative to this genomic sequence to represent the inferred CDS: inserted 2 bases in 1 codon): MSGVNQWSVSEFLLLGFSRQPQQXSSFFLSMYLATVLGNLFIILAIGANSHLHTPTYFFLSNLSFVDICFSSAIVLKMLANHILQSQTISFPGCLMKMYFLIMFADMDNFLLAVMASDHFVAVCHSLYYRTKMSHQLCALLVAGLWVTANLNALFHTLLMAQLLFCADNVIPHFFCDVTPLLRLSCSDAHLNEMMILTEGSLIIITPFVCILVSYICIISAVLRVSSTKGRWKTFSTCGSHLAVVYLFYGTIIAVYFNPSSSHSAEKDIAAAVMYTVVTPMLNPFIYSLRNKDMKGALRKVISMKFFSVQ, from the exons atGAGCGGGGTAAACCAGTGGAGTGTCTCCGAGTTCCTCCTCCTGGGGTTCTCCAGGCAGCCCCAGCA TAGCAGCTTCTTTCTGAGCATGTACCTGGCCACAGTCCTGGGAAACCTTTTCATCATCCTGGCTATTGGTGCAAACTCCCACCTGCACACTCCAACGTACTTCTTCCTCAGCAACCTGTCCTTTGTGGACATCTGCTTCTCCTCTGCCATTGTTCTTAAAATGCTGGCAAATCACATACTCCAGAGTCAGACAATCTCCTTCCCTGGGTGTCTCATGAAGATGTATTTTCTCATTATGTTTGCAGACATGGACAATTTCCTACTGGCTGTGATGGCCTCTGATCACTTTGTTGCTGTATGCCACTCTTTATACTACAGAACAAAGATGTCCCATCAGCTCTGCGCCCTGCTGGTCGCTGGGTTGTGGGTCACTGCCAATCTGAATGCTCTGTTCCATACCCTGCTGATGGCCCAACTCTTGTTCTGTGCAGACAATGTGATCCCCCACTTCTTCTGTGATGTGACTCCTCTCCTGAGACTCTCCTGCTCGGACGCACACCTCAATGAGATGATGATTCTCACCGAGGGGTCCCTGATAATAATCACCCCATTTGTTTGCATCCTGGTTTCCTACATTTGCATCATCTCTGCTGTCCTTAGAGTCTCATCCacaaaaggaagatggaaaaccttctccacctgtggttcCCACCTGGCTGTGGTTTACCTCTTCTATggcacaatcattgctgtgtattTCAACCCTTCATCCTCCCACTCAGCTGAGAAAGACATCGCAGCTGCTGTGATGTACACAGTGGTGACCCCCATGCTGAACCCTTTCATCTATAGCCTCAGGAACAAGGACATGAAAGGGGCCCTAAGAAAAGTGATTTCtatgaaatttttttctgttcaatAA